From Hoeflea sp. 108:
GCTGACCTATGGCACGGCCTTCACCATGCGCACCCGCTTCCGCCAGCTCGCCGTGCTGACCGAAGCCGAGACGATCGAAGCGTCGCTGCCGGCGGCGCGGCGCTGGCTGTCCATGTCAGATGCGGGTGACATGCCCGAGGGCAGCGTTGGCAATGGAGCAGCAGCCGAGCGGCTGGCCGACATGATCGAACCGGGTTGCGACAACGGCCTGCGCGGCCACATGATCCACTTCGCCGTCCGTGTCGGCGCCCGCCGCGCCAACGATGCCGCCACCTGCCTGGAACGCATCGGCCACAAGGACGCGGCGAGCGTGGCGGCCATGCAGGCGCGGTTGATCGGCTCGCTGCAGCATTCGCTTGTCGTCGGCGACGACATCAGGGCTGCCAAAGCGCTCAGGGCGTTGGCGCCGACCTATGGCGAGTTGCTGGCCACGCTGTAGCGTCGTGGACAGGCGCGGCATCGGCTGCTAGAAGCCGGCGCATCACATGGATTCCTGAAAATGGCTGAAGACATCGAAAAGGCGGTGGCGCGCCGCCGTACTTTCGCGATCATCGCGCACCCTGACGCCGGCAAGACGACGCTGACCGAAAAGCTGCTGCTGTTCGGCGGCGCGATCCAGCTCGCCGGCGAGGTCAAGGCCAAGAAGGACAAGATCCAGACGCGCTCGGACTGGATGAAGATCGAGCGTGAGCGCGGCATCTCGGTCGTCACCTCGGTGATGACCTTCGAATATGGCGACAACGTCTTCAACCTGCTCGACACGCCCGGCCACGAGGACTTCGCCGACGACACCTATCGCACGCTGTCGGCTGTCGACAGCGCGGTCATGGTCATCGACGCCGCCAAGGGTATCGAGCCACGCACGCTGAAGCTGTTCGAGGTCTGCCGCCTGCGCGACATCCCGATCATTACCTTCGTCAACAAGATGGACCGCGAGGCCCGCAACACCTTCGAGATCCTCGACGAGATCGAAGAGAAGCTGGCGCTCGACACCGCTCCGATCACCTGGCCGATCGGCCAGGGCAAGACCTTCTCCGGCACCTACCACCTCGCCGAGAACGCCGTGCGCCACGGCGACGATGAGAAGGAGCGGACGCCGGTGCATGGCCCGGATTCCAACCGCGCCGCCGGCCTTCTGCCCGACAACGACCGCCCAGCCTTCATCGAGGAGCTGGAGCTGGCGCGCGAGGCCTGCCGGCCGTTCGACCTCCAGGCCTTCCGCGAAGGCCATCTGACGCCTGTCTATTTCGGCTCGGCGCTCAGGAATTTCGGCGTCCGCGACCTGATCGAGGCTCTGGGCGATTTCGGTCCGGCGCCGCGCGCCCAGGAAGCCGACACTCGCAAGGTCGAGGCGACGGAAGAGAAGATGACGTCGTTCGTCTTCAAGATCCAGGCCAACATGGATCCCAATCACCGCGACCGTATCGCCTTTGTCCGCGTCTGCTCGGGCGAGCTCAAGCGCGGCATGAAGGCCAAGCTGGTGCGCACCGGCAAGCAGATGAGTCTGTCGGCGCCGCAGTTCTTCTTCGCCCGCTCGCGCATCACCGCCGACGAAGCCTATGCCGGCGACGTCGTCGGCATCCCCAACCACGGCACGCTGCGCATCGGCGACACGCTGACCGAGGGCGAGGACATCCTGTTCCGAGGCGTGCCCAACTTCGCGCCCGAAATCCTGCGCCGCGTCCGTCTAGGCGACGCGATGAAGGCCAAGAAGCTCAAGGAAGCGCTGCAGCAGATGGCCGAGGAAGGCGTGGTGCAGCTGTTCCAGCCCGAAGATGGCTCGCCGGCCATCGTCGGCGTCGTCGGCGCGCTGCAGATCGATGTGCTCAAGGAGCGTCTCAACGTCGAGTACACACTGCCCGTCGACTTCGAGATGTCGCGCTTCTCCGTTTGCCGCTGGATCAGCGCCGACGACAAGGCCGACCTGCAGCGCTTCGTTGAAAGCCATCGCGGCGACATCGCCCGCGATCTCGACAACGATCCGGTCTATCTCGCCCAGCACGAGTTCTCGCTCAACTACGAGGCCGAGCGCTGGAAGATGATTCGTTTCGCCGCGATCAAGGACTATCAGGTCCGCACGTAGTCCATGCTCCCGCGCCTTCCGGGATAGAGCTGATTTCGGGTCGACGCGCGGGCCGGCGGCACCCTGTTGCCGTTCCGTCGCAAGGCTTTCGTCATTCCGTCATGCAAATCGCTTAACTCCCTAGCCGGCGCTGGCCGGCAGGGCGGGGGCTCTGCTATTTGGAGGAAATGACGTCGCATGATGGTTTCAGCATTGATCGAGCGTGAATTGACCCGGGTGGGCTCTCCTGTGCGCAACGGCGTGTTTGTCGCCGTGGTCGGGCCGAGCGGCGCCGGCAAGGACACGCTGATTGCCTATGTGCGCGACCGCCTGACCGATGACGACCATGTCGAGTTCGCCCGCCGCGTCATCACGCGCAACAGCGACGGCGCCACCGAAGATCATGACACGCTTGAAGACGCTGCCTTCGTCGAGGCTGAAGCCGCCGGCGCCTTTGCGCTGTCGTGGGAGGCGCACGGCCTGCGCTACGGCATCCCGGCTGCCGTCGACGAAGCCATTTCCAACGGCCATGTCGTCGTTGCCAACACCTCGCGCGGCATCATTCCGGCGCTGCGCGACCGTTACGCCAATGTCGCTGTGGTCGAGATATCGGCATCGCCCGACATTCTCGCGACGCGGCTCGCCGCACGCGGACGGGAATCGCGGGGCGAGGTGCTGGCGCGCCTTGCCCGCACCGTGGCGCACGACCTCAGCGGCCCGGGCCATGTGCAGATCGACAATTCCGGCTCACCCGAGATCGCCGGCGAGAAGTTCCTCGCCGTGCTGCGCAAGGCCGTCGCCTATTCGGATGTCTCCGGGCTCGTCTGACTTGATTGCGTAAGGTATTGCTTACGTTTATTGCAAGTCAGATGCGCAGCATGTGGTTGTCCCAGACATAGTCTGGACGCTCTGCCTGCTCGCCGTCGGGGGCGACGATGAGGCCGCCGCCGGTTGTAGCTAGAAAGCCGTCGCGGTCGGGCGCAAGCCCGCAGACCTCGACCAGATCGTTCTTGGCCATCACCTTGCCGGTCTTCGCCTCGATCATCGCCCATGCGTTGCCTTCCGGCGACGAGACGGCAACCAGCCCGGCGTCGCGGTTTGCCGCCACTGAGCCGATATAGTTGCGGAAGCCGCCGAGGATGTCGTCTGGCATCTCCAGCATGGAAAGTTCCTCGCCGCGCCTGGCACGGCCGACCAGAAGTGGCCTTTCGCTCGCCGGACCCTCGTGCTGGCAGCCGAACCAGACGGTGCCCTCGGCGTCGATGTCCATGTGCCGGATCGACAGCTGGTGCAGCTTCTCGGGCAATTCGTGCTTTTCGAGGAGGTCGCCGGATACGCGGTCGACCAGCACGAAGGACGGCTTCATGGTCGGGATGTTGAGTTTGGCGCGACCAAAATCCGGGTGGGTCTCGATGCCGCCATTGCAGATGGCAAGTGTCCTGCCGTCGCCGAGCAGGATCAGTTCGTGCGGGCCGACGCCATGGGTCGGGAATTCGCCGGTGCGGCGGAAGCCGTCGCGGGCGTCATAGACGCCGACCATGCCGGCCGCGTTGTCGAAATCGTTCTCGGTCACATAGAGCAGCGCCCCGTCGGGCGAGAACACGCCATGGCCGTAATAATGGCGGCCGGCGATGCTCGGAATGGTCAGCGGTTGGTCCCTGCCGGTGTGGTCGAAGACCAGCATGAAGGTGCCGGGCTGGCGGGCAAAGACCACCGACTTGCGCGAGATGGGATCGAAGGTCACGTCATGTCCGCGCTCGGGCAAAGCGACGCTGTGCAGGATCTTGCCCGCCTCGGACATCACCGCGACGCCATACTCGCCGGTGCGCGCTTGGTAAGCGGTGGCGAACATAGCGTCGGTTTCGAGC
This genomic window contains:
- a CDS encoding peptide chain release factor 3 translates to MAEDIEKAVARRRTFAIIAHPDAGKTTLTEKLLLFGGAIQLAGEVKAKKDKIQTRSDWMKIERERGISVVTSVMTFEYGDNVFNLLDTPGHEDFADDTYRTLSAVDSAVMVIDAAKGIEPRTLKLFEVCRLRDIPIITFVNKMDREARNTFEILDEIEEKLALDTAPITWPIGQGKTFSGTYHLAENAVRHGDDEKERTPVHGPDSNRAAGLLPDNDRPAFIEELELAREACRPFDLQAFREGHLTPVYFGSALRNFGVRDLIEALGDFGPAPRAQEADTRKVEATEEKMTSFVFKIQANMDPNHRDRIAFVRVCSGELKRGMKAKLVRTGKQMSLSAPQFFFARSRITADEAYAGDVVGIPNHGTLRIGDTLTEGEDILFRGVPNFAPEILRRVRLGDAMKAKKLKEALQQMAEEGVVQLFQPEDGSPAIVGVVGALQIDVLKERLNVEYTLPVDFEMSRFSVCRWISADDKADLQRFVESHRGDIARDLDNDPVYLAQHEFSLNYEAERWKMIRFAAIKDYQVRT
- the phnN gene encoding phosphonate metabolism protein/1,5-bisphosphokinase (PRPP-forming) PhnN → MMVSALIERELTRVGSPVRNGVFVAVVGPSGAGKDTLIAYVRDRLTDDDHVEFARRVITRNSDGATEDHDTLEDAAFVEAEAAGAFALSWEAHGLRYGIPAAVDEAISNGHVVVANTSRGIIPALRDRYANVAVVEISASPDILATRLAARGRESRGEVLARLARTVAHDLSGPGHVQIDNSGSPEIAGEKFLAVLRKAVAYSDVSGLV
- a CDS encoding DUF1513 domain-containing protein; its protein translation is MRTPLFDRRDFLKAAGTTFLMSLAPAKRALALETDAMFATAYQARTGEYGVAVMSEAGKILHSVALPERGHDVTFDPISRKSVVFARQPGTFMLVFDHTGRDQPLTIPSIAGRHYYGHGVFSPDGALLYVTENDFDNAAGMVGVYDARDGFRRTGEFPTHGVGPHELILLGDGRTLAICNGGIETHPDFGRAKLNIPTMKPSFVLVDRVSGDLLEKHELPEKLHQLSIRHMDIDAEGTVWFGCQHEGPASERPLLVGRARRGEELSMLEMPDDILGGFRNYIGSVAANRDAGLVAVSSPEGNAWAMIEAKTGKVMAKNDLVEVCGLAPDRDGFLATTGGGLIVAPDGEQAERPDYVWDNHMLRI